A part of Kitasatospora acidiphila genomic DNA contains:
- a CDS encoding glycosyltransferase family 87 protein has protein sequence MTSSTRDQTAAEAVPVQPQGPLPNTVVVPADEDPVSAAGSELIGGPPGRRALLGVSWWIPARFLALATVLTYCLGLVQKLPCYTSGWFYGATSQYTHACYSDIPHLYSARGLAAGLHPYLDQIPLPTPDMKFLEYPVLTGLFMQIAGWLTPTTGAIQGREQWFWMVNAAMLLICAVVTVVALSRTHRRRPWDALLFALAPALALNATINWDLLAVALTAVAMAYWSRSRPVWAGVFIGLATAAKFYPLLLLGPLLVLCLRAGRWRAFGQAVGGAVGAWLVVNLPIMIASWDGWKTFYTFSQSRKEDFGSFWMILMQDRNQALGSLNAWIAGLLIGLCLMIGWLALTAPRRPRYAQLVFLVVAAFVLTNKVYSPQYVLWLLPLAVLARPRWRDFLIWQACEVLYYLGIWSYLAYTGDAKQHGIGQDWYHFAIILHLAGTLYLCCMVVRDILRPERDPVRWDGSDDPSGGVLDFAPDAFVLGAARRLRDEAPLAEYLPPAPVGEVDWAAPRDTPEDAPRDVLEA, from the coding sequence ATGACGTCCAGCACGCGCGACCAGACCGCCGCCGAGGCCGTCCCGGTCCAGCCGCAAGGCCCGCTGCCCAACACCGTGGTCGTCCCCGCGGACGAGGACCCGGTCTCGGCGGCCGGCAGCGAGCTGATCGGCGGCCCGCCCGGGCGCCGGGCGCTGCTCGGGGTCTCGTGGTGGATCCCGGCCCGCTTCCTGGCACTGGCCACCGTGCTCACCTACTGCCTCGGCCTGGTCCAGAAGCTGCCCTGCTACACCAGCGGCTGGTTCTACGGCGCCACCAGTCAGTACACCCACGCCTGCTACAGCGACATCCCGCACCTCTACTCGGCCCGCGGCCTGGCGGCCGGCCTGCACCCGTACCTCGACCAGATCCCACTGCCCACTCCGGACATGAAGTTCCTGGAGTACCCGGTGCTGACCGGTCTGTTCATGCAGATCGCCGGCTGGCTGACCCCCACCACCGGGGCGATCCAGGGCCGTGAGCAGTGGTTCTGGATGGTCAACGCCGCCATGCTGCTGATCTGCGCGGTGGTCACGGTGGTCGCGCTCTCCCGCACCCACCGCCGCCGCCCCTGGGACGCGCTGCTCTTCGCGCTGGCCCCGGCGCTGGCGCTGAACGCCACCATCAACTGGGACCTGCTCGCGGTCGCGCTGACCGCCGTCGCGATGGCCTACTGGTCGCGCAGCCGCCCCGTCTGGGCCGGCGTCTTCATCGGTCTGGCCACCGCCGCCAAGTTCTACCCGCTGCTGCTGCTCGGGCCGCTGCTGGTGCTCTGCCTGCGGGCCGGCCGCTGGCGGGCCTTCGGCCAGGCCGTCGGCGGCGCGGTCGGTGCCTGGCTGGTGGTCAACCTGCCGATCATGATCGCCAGCTGGGACGGCTGGAAGACCTTCTACACCTTCAGCCAGAGCCGCAAGGAGGACTTCGGCTCCTTCTGGATGATCCTGATGCAGGACCGCAACCAGGCGCTGGGCTCCCTCAACGCCTGGATCGCGGGGCTGCTGATCGGGCTCTGCCTGATGATCGGCTGGCTGGCGCTGACCGCCCCGCGGCGGCCCCGCTACGCCCAGCTGGTCTTCCTGGTGGTGGCCGCCTTCGTGCTCACCAACAAGGTCTACTCGCCGCAGTACGTGCTCTGGCTGCTGCCGCTGGCGGTGCTGGCCCGGCCGCGCTGGCGCGACTTCCTGATCTGGCAGGCCTGCGAGGTGCTCTACTACCTCGGCATCTGGTCCTACCTGGCCTACACCGGGGACGCCAAGCAGCACGGCATCGGCCAGGACTGGTACCACTTCGCGATCATCCTGCACCTGGCCGGCACGCTCTACCTCTGCTGCATGGTGGTCCGCGACATCCTGCGCCCGGAGCGCGACCCGGTGCGCTGGGACGGCAGCGACGACCCGTCGGGCGGGGTGCTGGACTTCGCGCCGGACGCCTTCGTGCTGGGCGCCGCCCGCCGGCTGCGCGACGAGGCGCCCTTGGCCGAGTACCTGCCGCCGGCCCCGGTCGGCGAGGTGGACTGGGCGGCGCCCCGGGACACCCCCGAGGACGCCCCCCGGGACGTGCTGGAGGCGTAG
- a CDS encoding alanine racemase: MTLSLYVDTDRWRDHQRALLAEFPGLVPVAKGNGYGLGNLRLAREAELLGTGLLAVGTATEAAEVLAAGYPGEVLVLTPYRVGEPAVALPGPDAPARVLRTVAGLEALRALAGARVVVECMTSMRRHGIARADLAHCTQAGAGRVEGFALHLPLDRPDRSSPIAEVAGWVAAITAAGLPARTVYLSHLSAAGAAELASHHPETVFRSRIGTRLWLGDVAALEARATVLDVTAVRRGERYGYRQHKAPSEGHLLVVSGGTAHGIGMEAPKYLHGLLPRVKGIARAGLATVNRTLSPYQWDGRQLWFAEPPHMQVSILFLPGGAKPPAVGDELAVTVRHTTTHFDRVLDRQV; encoded by the coding sequence ATGACCCTTTCGCTGTACGTGGACACCGACCGCTGGCGGGACCACCAGCGCGCCCTGCTGGCCGAGTTCCCCGGGCTGGTGCCGGTGGCGAAGGGCAACGGCTACGGGCTGGGCAACCTGCGGCTGGCGCGGGAGGCGGAGCTGCTGGGCACCGGCCTGCTGGCGGTCGGCACCGCGACGGAGGCGGCCGAGGTGCTCGCCGCCGGCTACCCGGGCGAGGTGCTGGTGCTCACCCCGTACCGGGTCGGCGAGCCGGCCGTGGCGCTGCCCGGGCCCGACGCCCCCGCCAGGGTGCTGCGCACCGTGGCCGGCCTGGAGGCGCTGCGGGCGCTGGCCGGGGCCCGTGTGGTGGTGGAGTGCATGACCAGCATGCGCCGGCACGGGATCGCCCGGGCCGACCTGGCGCACTGCACGCAGGCCGGGGCAGGCCGGGTCGAGGGCTTCGCGCTGCACCTGCCGCTGGACCGGCCGGACCGCAGCAGCCCGATCGCCGAGGTGGCCGGGTGGGTGGCCGCGATCACCGCGGCCGGACTGCCGGCCAGGACCGTCTACCTCAGCCATCTGAGCGCCGCCGGCGCGGCCGAGCTGGCCAGCCACCACCCGGAGACGGTGTTCCGCTCCCGGATCGGCACCCGGCTCTGGCTGGGCGACGTGGCGGCGCTGGAGGCGCGGGCCACCGTGCTGGACGTGACGGCGGTGCGCCGCGGCGAGCGGTACGGCTACCGGCAGCACAAGGCGCCGTCCGAGGGCCATCTGCTGGTGGTCTCCGGCGGCACCGCGCACGGCATCGGCATGGAGGCCCCCAAGTACCTGCACGGGCTGCTGCCCCGGGTGAAGGGGATCGCCCGGGCCGGGCTGGCCACCGTCAACCGGACCCTGTCGCCGTACCAGTGGGACGGCCGCCAGCTCTGGTTCGCCGAGCCGCCGCACATGCAGGTGAGCATCCTCTTCCTGCCCGGCGGCGCCAAGCCCCCGGCGGTGGGGGACGAGCTGGCCGTGACGGTGCGGCACACCACCACCCACTTCGACCGGGTGCTGGACCGTCAGGTCTGA
- a CDS encoding lipid II:glycine glycyltransferase FemX, translated as MSLRLRTITREEHLAFVRSRPSVSHMQVPSWGEVKSEWRHESIGWFDASNTLVGAGLVLYRQLPKLKRYLAYLPEGPVIDWFDQDLDRWLRPMLGHLKEQGAFSVKIGPPVVIRRWGAATVKEAVAGGQAKRLRDVDPDWYEPRAFAVAERLRKAGWRQGEDGGAGFGDVQPRYVFQVPLANRSLDDIQRNFNQLWRRNIKKAEKSGVEVVQGGYDDLPVFHQLYALTAERDKFTPRPLAYFQRQWQVLTAEDPNRMRLYLAYHQGEPLAATTMLTVGQHVWYSYGASANHKREVKPSNAVQWRMIRDAYALGAGVYDMRGISDTLDEDDPLYGLIQFKLGTGGQAAEYLGEWDFPVNKLLHKALDLYMSRR; from the coding sequence ATGAGCCTGCGTCTGAGGACGATCACCCGTGAGGAGCACCTCGCCTTCGTGCGCAGTCGGCCCTCCGTCAGCCATATGCAGGTGCCCTCCTGGGGTGAGGTCAAGTCCGAGTGGCGCCATGAGTCGATCGGCTGGTTCGACGCCTCCAACACCCTGGTCGGTGCCGGCCTGGTGCTCTACCGGCAGCTGCCCAAGCTCAAGCGCTACCTGGCCTACCTGCCCGAGGGCCCGGTGATCGACTGGTTCGACCAGGACCTGGACCGCTGGCTGCGCCCGATGCTGGGCCACCTGAAGGAGCAGGGCGCCTTCTCGGTGAAGATCGGGCCGCCGGTGGTGATCCGCCGCTGGGGCGCCGCGACCGTCAAGGAGGCGGTGGCCGGCGGGCAGGCCAAGCGGCTGCGCGACGTGGATCCGGACTGGTACGAGCCGCGGGCCTTCGCGGTGGCCGAACGGCTGCGCAAGGCCGGCTGGCGGCAGGGCGAGGACGGCGGCGCCGGCTTCGGTGACGTCCAGCCGCGCTACGTCTTCCAGGTGCCGCTGGCCAACCGCTCGCTGGACGACATCCAGCGCAACTTCAACCAGCTGTGGCGGCGCAACATCAAGAAGGCCGAGAAGAGCGGCGTGGAGGTGGTCCAGGGCGGCTACGACGACCTGCCGGTCTTCCACCAGCTCTACGCACTGACCGCCGAGCGGGACAAGTTCACCCCGCGCCCGCTGGCCTACTTCCAGCGCCAGTGGCAGGTGCTGACCGCCGAGGACCCCAACCGGATGCGGCTCTACCTGGCCTACCACCAGGGCGAACCGCTGGCCGCGACCACCATGCTGACGGTCGGTCAGCACGTCTGGTACTCCTACGGCGCCTCGGCCAACCACAAGCGCGAGGTCAAGCCGTCCAACGCGGTCCAGTGGCGGATGATCCGGGACGCCTACGCGCTCGGCGCGGGCGTCTACGACATGCGCGGGATCAGCGACACGCTGGACGAGGACGACCCGCTCTACGGCCTGATCCAGTTCAAACTGGGCACGGGTGGTCAGGCCGCCGAGTACCTGGGCGAATGGGACTTCCCGGTCAACAAGCTGCTCCACAAGGCGCTGGACCTCTACATGTCGCGCCGCTGA
- the rpsF gene encoding 30S ribosomal protein S6 — MRHYEVMVILDPSVEERAVSPLIESFLNVVRTGGGTVEKVDTWGRRRLAYEIKKQPEGIYSVIDLKATPEVVKELDRQLSLSEQVLRTKVLRPDTH; from the coding sequence ATGCGTCACTACGAGGTGATGGTCATCCTCGACCCCTCGGTCGAGGAGCGCGCTGTCTCCCCCCTGATCGAGAGCTTCCTCAACGTCGTCCGCACTGGTGGCGGCACCGTTGAGAAGGTCGACACCTGGGGCCGTCGTCGCCTGGCGTACGAGATCAAGAAGCAGCCCGAGGGCATCTACTCGGTCATCGACCTCAAGGCCACGCCTGAGGTCGTCAAGGAGCTTGACCGCCAGCTGTCGCTGAGCGAGCAGGTTCTGCGGACCAAGGTCCTGCGCCCGGACACCCACTGA
- a CDS encoding single-stranded DNA-binding protein, with protein MAGETVITLVGNLVDDPELRFTPSGAAVAKFRIASTPRTFDRQTNEWKDGESLFLTCNVWRQPAENVAESLQRGMRVIVQGRLRQRSYETKEGEKRTVFEVEVDEVGPSLRSATAKVTRANRGPGGGGGGGFGGGPQQGGGQGGWGGQGGNQGGGSWGGNSGGGQSGPSDDPWASSAPSGGNAGGGGWGAPSGGGYSEEPPF; from the coding sequence ATGGCAGGCGAGACCGTCATCACCCTCGTCGGCAATCTCGTCGACGACCCCGAGCTGCGTTTCACCCCCTCGGGTGCGGCGGTCGCGAAGTTCCGCATCGCGTCCACTCCCCGCACCTTCGACCGCCAGACCAACGAGTGGAAGGACGGCGAAAGCCTCTTCCTCACGTGCAACGTCTGGCGTCAGCCGGCGGAGAACGTGGCCGAGTCGCTGCAGCGCGGCATGCGCGTGATCGTGCAGGGCCGACTGCGCCAGCGGTCTTACGAGACCAAGGAAGGCGAGAAGCGGACGGTCTTCGAGGTCGAGGTCGACGAGGTCGGCCCGAGCCTGCGTTCGGCGACCGCCAAGGTGACCCGGGCCAACCGCGGCCCCGGTGGCGGTGGCGGTGGTGGCTTTGGCGGCGGCCCGCAGCAGGGCGGCGGCCAGGGCGGCTGGGGTGGCCAGGGCGGCAACCAGGGTGGCGGCAGCTGGGGTGGCAACTCCGGCGGCGGCCAGTCCGGCCCGTCCGACGACCCGTGGGCGTCCAGTGCGCCGTCCGGCGGCAACGCCGGTGGCGGTGGCTGGGGTGCGCCTTCGGGTGGCGGCTACTCGGAAGAGCCTCCGTTCTAG
- the rpsR gene encoding 30S ribosomal protein S18: protein MAKPPARKPKKKVCVFCKDKVNYVDYKDTNLLRKFISDRGKIRARRVTGNCTQHQRDVATAVKNSREMALLPYTSTAR, encoded by the coding sequence ATGGCGAAGCCGCCTGCTCGCAAGCCGAAGAAGAAGGTTTGCGTCTTCTGCAAGGACAAGGTCAACTACGTTGACTACAAGGACACGAACCTGCTGCGGAAGTTCATCTCCGACCGCGGCAAGATCCGTGCCCGCCGGGTCACCGGCAACTGCACCCAGCACCAGCGTGACGTCGCCACGGCCGTGAAGAACAGCCGTGAGATGGCGCTGCTGCCCTACACCAGCACCGCGCGCTAA
- the rplI gene encoding 50S ribosomal protein L9: protein MKIILTHEVAGLGSAGEVVEVKDGYARNFLVPRGFAIRWTKGGQKDVDAIRRARKIHEIQTIEAANEVKATLEGLQLKLKVRSGDAGRLFGSVTQADVVEAVKAAGGPAVDKRAVTIASPIKTVGTHKVAVKLHADVQANLDLVVA, encoded by the coding sequence ATGAAGATCATCCTCACCCACGAGGTCGCCGGCCTCGGCAGCGCCGGCGAGGTCGTCGAGGTCAAGGACGGCTACGCCCGCAACTTCCTGGTCCCGCGTGGCTTCGCCATCCGCTGGACCAAGGGCGGCCAGAAGGACGTCGACGCGATCCGTCGCGCTCGCAAGATCCACGAGATCCAGACCATCGAGGCGGCCAACGAGGTCAAGGCCACCCTCGAGGGCCTGCAGCTGAAGCTGAAGGTGCGCTCCGGTGACGCCGGCCGCCTGTTCGGCTCGGTCACCCAGGCCGACGTCGTCGAGGCCGTCAAGGCCGCCGGCGGCCCGGCGGTGGACAAGCGCGCCGTCACGATCGCCTCGCCGATCAAGACCGTGGGCACCCACAAGGTCGCCGTCAAGCTCCACGCTGACGTTCAGGCCAACCTCGACCTGGTCGTCGCCTGA
- a CDS encoding MATE family efflux transporter yields the protein MPARTFDLPPRSAGRGPHRRYDREILALAIPAFGALVAEPLFLIGDSAIVGHLGTAQLAGLGVAGTALTTLTGVFVFLAYATTAAVARRIGAGDRRAAVQQGLDGLWLAVLLGLPLALLCYLLAPGVAGALGASSTAAPYAVTYLRISALGIPAMLLVLAATGVLRGLQDTRTPLLVAIGSFSANLLLNVGLVYGAGLGVAGSAWGTVLAQTGMAAVYLAVVVRGARRERAGLRPHPAGIRACARAGGPLLVRTLSLRAILVLATAVAARLGDQQVAAHQIAMTLWSFLAFALDAIAIAGQAIIGRCLGAGDPVGARAATRRMTQWGIGSGVVLGLLTVVAGPLYTPLFTADPGVRHQLTGVLVLLALTEPACGLAFVLDGVLMGAGDGRYLAWAMLATLAVFAPVALALPALGGGLAGLWWAMNLMMLVRAAFLVGRMRTGRWLVTGAVRA from the coding sequence ATGCCCGCTCGCACATTCGACCTCCCCCCGCGCTCTGCCGGGAGGGGCCCCCACCGCCGGTACGACCGGGAGATCCTCGCCCTGGCGATCCCGGCCTTCGGCGCCCTGGTCGCGGAACCGCTGTTCCTGATCGGCGACTCGGCGATCGTCGGGCACCTGGGCACCGCCCAGCTGGCCGGCCTCGGGGTGGCGGGCACCGCGCTCACCACGCTGACCGGGGTGTTCGTCTTCCTCGCCTACGCCACCACCGCGGCGGTGGCCCGGCGGATCGGTGCCGGGGACCGCCGGGCGGCCGTCCAGCAGGGTCTGGACGGCCTCTGGCTGGCCGTACTGCTGGGGTTGCCGCTGGCCCTGCTGTGCTACCTGCTGGCGCCCGGAGTGGCCGGCGCACTGGGCGCGTCGAGCACCGCCGCGCCGTACGCGGTGACCTACCTGCGGATCAGCGCGCTCGGGATCCCGGCGATGCTGCTGGTGCTGGCGGCCACCGGGGTGCTGCGCGGCCTGCAGGACACCCGGACCCCGCTGCTGGTGGCCATCGGGTCGTTCTCCGCCAATCTGCTGCTCAACGTGGGGCTGGTCTACGGCGCGGGGCTCGGGGTGGCCGGCTCGGCCTGGGGCACGGTGCTGGCGCAGACCGGGATGGCGGCGGTCTACCTGGCCGTGGTGGTGCGCGGCGCCCGGCGGGAGCGGGCCGGGCTGCGGCCGCACCCGGCCGGGATCCGGGCCTGTGCCCGGGCGGGCGGGCCGCTGCTGGTCCGCACCCTGTCGCTGCGGGCGATCCTGGTGCTCGCCACCGCGGTGGCCGCCCGGCTGGGAGACCAGCAGGTCGCGGCCCATCAGATCGCGATGACGCTGTGGAGCTTCCTGGCGTTCGCGCTGGACGCCATCGCGATCGCCGGGCAGGCGATCATCGGGCGCTGCCTGGGGGCCGGCGACCCGGTCGGCGCGCGGGCGGCGACCCGGCGGATGACCCAGTGGGGGATCGGCTCCGGAGTGGTGCTCGGGCTGCTGACGGTGGTCGCGGGACCGCTCTACACGCCGCTGTTCACCGCCGACCCCGGGGTGCGGCACCAGCTGACCGGGGTGCTGGTGCTGCTCGCGCTGACCGAGCCGGCCTGCGGGCTGGCCTTCGTGCTGGACGGGGTGCTGATGGGCGCCGGCGACGGCCGGTACCTGGCCTGGGCGATGCTCGCCACCCTGGCGGTCTTCGCGCCGGTGGCACTGGCCCTGCCGGCGCTGGGCGGCGGACTGGCCGGCCTCTGGTGGGCGATGAACCTGATGATGCTGGTCCGCGCGGCCTTCCTGGTCGGCCGGATGCGCACCGGCCGCTGGCTGGTCACCGGCGCGGTCCGGGCCTGA
- the dnaB gene encoding replicative DNA helicase translates to MPPPPEDDWLGPEDFPTDTPSDRLPAARRQGNGEFRKGGEFRKGDFRKRDGDGDRERQGGAEGFERVPPQDIPAEQSVLGGMMLSKDAIADVVEVLKPIDYYRPAHELIHSAILDLYARGEPADPITVASELTKRGELSRVGGPTYLHTLVNSVPTAANAEYYAEIVHERAVLRRLVEAGTRIAGMGYAAEGDVDEIVNAAQAEIYAVTEQRTNEDYAPLADIMEGALDEIEAIGSRQGQMSGVPTGFADLDALTNGLHPGQMIVIAARPAMGKSTLALDFARACSIHNALPSVIFSLEMGRNEIAMRLLSAEARVALHHMRSGNMTDDDWTRVARRMPDVTAAPLYIDDSPNLSMMEIRAKCRRLKQRNDLKLVVIDYLQLMQSGGSRRAESRQQEVSDMSRNLKLLAKELEVPVIALSQLNRGPEQRTDKKPMVSDLRESGSIEQDADMVILLHREDAYEKESPRAGEADLIVAKHRNGPTATITVAFQGHYSRFVDMTRD, encoded by the coding sequence GTGCCGCCGCCCCCGGAGGACGACTGGCTCGGTCCCGAGGACTTCCCCACCGACACCCCCAGCGACCGCCTCCCGGCCGCCCGCCGCCAGGGCAACGGCGAGTTCCGCAAGGGCGGCGAGTTCCGCAAGGGTGACTTCCGCAAGCGGGACGGTGACGGCGACCGGGAGCGCCAGGGCGGCGCCGAGGGCTTCGAGCGGGTCCCGCCGCAGGACATCCCCGCTGAGCAGTCCGTGCTCGGCGGCATGATGCTCTCCAAGGACGCCATCGCCGACGTGGTCGAGGTCCTCAAGCCGATCGACTACTACCGCCCGGCCCACGAGCTGATCCACAGCGCGATCCTCGACCTCTACGCCCGCGGCGAGCCGGCCGACCCGATCACCGTCGCCAGCGAGCTCACCAAGCGCGGCGAGCTCAGTCGGGTCGGCGGCCCCACCTACCTGCACACCCTGGTCAACTCCGTCCCGACCGCCGCCAACGCCGAGTACTACGCGGAGATCGTCCACGAGCGCGCCGTGCTGCGCCGCCTGGTCGAGGCCGGCACCCGGATCGCCGGGATGGGCTACGCCGCCGAGGGCGACGTGGACGAGATCGTCAACGCCGCCCAGGCCGAGATCTACGCCGTCACCGAGCAGCGCACCAACGAGGACTACGCCCCGCTGGCCGACATCATGGAGGGCGCCCTCGACGAGATCGAGGCCATCGGCTCCCGCCAGGGCCAGATGTCCGGCGTTCCCACCGGTTTCGCCGACCTGGACGCCCTGACCAACGGCCTGCACCCGGGCCAGATGATCGTCATCGCGGCCCGACCCGCGATGGGTAAGTCGACCCTCGCCCTGGACTTCGCGCGGGCCTGCTCGATCCACAACGCGCTCCCCAGCGTCATCTTCTCCCTCGAAATGGGGCGCAACGAGATCGCGATGCGTCTGCTGTCGGCCGAGGCGCGGGTCGCACTGCACCACATGCGGTCCGGCAACATGACGGACGACGACTGGACCAGAGTGGCGCGGCGGATGCCGGACGTGACGGCGGCGCCGCTGTACATCGACGACTCGCCGAACCTGTCGATGATGGAGATCCGGGCGAAGTGCCGCCGCCTCAAGCAGCGCAACGACCTCAAGCTGGTGGTCATCGACTACCTGCAGCTGATGCAGTCCGGTGGTTCGCGCCGGGCCGAGAGCCGTCAGCAGGAGGTCTCGGACATGTCCCGTAACCTCAAGCTGCTGGCCAAGGAGCTGGAGGTCCCGGTGATCGCGCTCTCCCAGCTGAACCGTGGCCCGGAGCAGCGAACCGACAAGAAGCCGATGGTCTCGGACCTGCGTGAGTCGGGCTCCATCGAGCAGGACGCCGACATGGTCATCCTGCTGCACCGCGAGGACGCCTACGAGAAGGAGTCGCCGCGCGCCGGTGAGGCCGACCTGATCGTCGCCAAGCACCGTAACGGTCCGACGGCCACCATCACGGTGGCGTTCCAGGGCCACTACTCGCGCTTTGTGGACATGACCCGGGACTGA
- a CDS encoding M15 family metallopeptidase, whose product MTEIILMADPRVAAIPVRECGERLVDVRRDGRLLVDQRKWHDSAGAFGWLRDGVLARLGEAQAQLPDGMRLLFVEGYRPPALQRRYFDEYAARLRAEQPQWSAERVREAASRYVSPPEIAPHSAGAAVDLTLADADGRELDLGTRMNATPEESAGACYTAAENIGEQARALRGILGSALTAAGLVNYPTEWWHWSYGDRYWALQTGAAAALYGPKELDTASS is encoded by the coding sequence ATGACCGAGATCATTTTGATGGCCGACCCGAGGGTCGCGGCGATACCCGTTCGGGAGTGCGGCGAACGGCTGGTGGACGTGCGGCGGGACGGCCGGCTGCTGGTGGACCAGCGCAAGTGGCATGACTCCGCGGGGGCGTTCGGCTGGCTGCGGGACGGGGTGCTGGCCCGGCTGGGCGAGGCCCAGGCCCAACTGCCGGACGGGATGCGGCTGCTGTTCGTCGAGGGGTACCGCCCGCCGGCCTTGCAGCGGCGCTACTTCGACGAGTACGCGGCACGGTTGCGGGCCGAGCAGCCCCAGTGGTCCGCCGAGCGGGTGCGGGAGGCGGCCAGCCGGTACGTGTCGCCGCCCGAGATCGCACCGCACAGCGCCGGTGCGGCCGTCGACCTGACGCTGGCGGATGCCGATGGCCGTGAACTCGACCTGGGCACCCGGATGAACGCCACTCCCGAGGAGAGCGCCGGCGCCTGCTACACGGCGGCGGAGAACATCGGCGAACAGGCTCGCGCCCTTCGGGGGATCCTGGGGAGTGCGCTCACCGCCGCCGGTCTGGTCAACTACCCTACGGAGTGGTGGCACTGGTCGTACGGGGACCGCTACTGGGCCCTGCAGACCGGCGCGGCGGCCGCCCTCTACGGGCCCAAGGAGCTTGATACGGCTAGCAGTTGA
- a CDS encoding TetR/AcrR family transcriptional regulator, giving the protein MSTRERILDAAAEVLRAQGVAQTTTKQIARAAGCSEALLYKHFHDKEEILLHVLRERMPAFPTTAAPGEGTVAENLTATAHQALRFYRDAFPMFASLLAQPTLMTAARESLAKYGAGPQLPIAQLADYLRAEQRLGRVRAGADAEAAAALLMGACFQQGFLRYFQQDGDFAPGAAADLVAGLLLLLNC; this is encoded by the coding sequence TTGAGCACCCGAGAGCGGATCCTGGACGCCGCCGCCGAGGTCCTGCGCGCACAGGGCGTCGCCCAGACGACGACCAAGCAGATCGCGCGCGCCGCCGGCTGCTCCGAGGCGCTGCTCTACAAGCACTTCCACGACAAGGAGGAGATCCTCCTGCATGTGCTGCGGGAGCGGATGCCGGCCTTCCCGACCACCGCCGCCCCGGGCGAGGGCACGGTGGCGGAGAACCTGACCGCCACCGCCCACCAGGCACTGCGCTTCTACCGGGACGCCTTCCCGATGTTCGCCTCGCTGCTGGCGCAGCCCACCCTGATGACCGCCGCCCGCGAATCGCTGGCCAAGTACGGCGCGGGCCCGCAGCTCCCGATCGCCCAACTCGCCGACTACCTGCGGGCCGAACAGCGGCTCGGCCGGGTCCGCGCCGGCGCCGATGCCGAGGCCGCCGCGGCCCTGCTGATGGGCGCCTGCTTCCAGCAGGGCTTCCTGCGCTACTTCCAGCAGGACGGAGACTTTGCGCCCGGCGCCGCCGCCGACCTGGTGGCCGGGCTCCTGCTGCTGCTCAACTGCTAG
- a CDS encoding GatB/YqeY domain-containing protein, translated as MVNGTRSALRERLRAGLTEAMRGRDRATVGVLRVALGVLENAEAVERDADADRNLAIGQIPIGAGAAEAERRELTEAQEVELLAAEVAEREAAAEQYERAGQPTRAEQLRAEALVLAAYLA; from the coding sequence ATGGTGAACGGAACGAGGAGTGCGCTGCGGGAGCGGCTGCGGGCCGGGCTGACCGAGGCGATGCGCGGGCGGGACCGGGCGACGGTCGGCGTGCTGCGGGTGGCCCTGGGCGTGCTGGAGAACGCCGAGGCGGTGGAGCGTGACGCGGACGCCGACCGCAACCTGGCGATCGGCCAGATCCCGATCGGCGCCGGCGCGGCGGAGGCGGAGCGCCGCGAGCTGACCGAAGCCCAGGAGGTCGAGCTGCTGGCCGCCGAGGTGGCCGAGCGGGAGGCCGCCGCCGAGCAGTACGAACGGGCCGGGCAGCCCACCCGGGCCGAGCAACTGCGCGCCGAGGCCCTGGTGTTGGCGGCCTACCTGGCCTGA
- a CDS encoding MBL fold metallo-hydrolase, with protein sequence MDLIELTPTVWQLPLPIGHVHLVRREAGFAVVDTGVPGTAPAILAALHELGARPADLRQIVLTHSHFDHMGSAADLVAATGAEVLAGAVDAPVISGAEPEPMAQLTPAEAELYQKVTAGNPSAALRRLPVDRTLTDGEQLAGWGEPVQVLHVPGHTFGAIALHLPESGVLFPGDLIGTGPDAAHLGPFNVDRAQAIASFHRLAALTPKVLCPPHGTPFTSGAADLLRTATPELDWA encoded by the coding sequence ATGGACCTCATCGAGCTCACGCCCACCGTCTGGCAGCTCCCGCTCCCGATCGGCCACGTCCACCTGGTGCGCCGGGAGGCCGGCTTCGCGGTCGTCGACACCGGCGTTCCCGGCACCGCCCCCGCCATCCTGGCCGCCCTGCACGAACTCGGCGCCCGGCCCGCGGACCTGCGCCAGATCGTCCTCACCCACTCGCACTTCGACCACATGGGCTCCGCCGCCGACCTGGTGGCGGCCACCGGCGCCGAGGTGCTGGCCGGTGCCGTCGACGCCCCCGTGATCAGCGGTGCCGAACCCGAGCCGATGGCGCAGCTCACCCCCGCCGAGGCCGAGCTCTACCAGAAGGTCACCGCGGGCAACCCCTCGGCCGCGCTGCGCCGTCTGCCGGTGGACCGCACGCTGACGGACGGCGAACAGCTGGCCGGCTGGGGCGAGCCGGTCCAGGTGCTGCACGTACCGGGGCACACCTTCGGCGCCATCGCCCTGCACCTGCCCGAGAGCGGGGTGCTGTTCCCCGGTGACCTGATCGGCACCGGCCCGGATGCGGCCCACCTCGGACCGTTCAACGTCGACCGGGCGCAGGCCATCGCCTCGTTCCACCGGCTGGCCGCGCTCACCCCGAAGGTCCTCTGCCCGCCGCACGGCACCCCGTTCACCAGCGGGGCCGCCGACCTGCTGCGCACGGCCACCCCGGAGCTGGACTGGGCCTGA